One Heliomicrobium gestii DNA window includes the following coding sequences:
- a CDS encoding chemotaxis protein CheX translates to MAGLAVEAAACPTGERPACDFTGAMMIIGRRTAMVAIGLSREAATLTVSQMTGLAPEELSEEDLADGVAELINIIAGSGKSGLVGTDEHYRITLPFVMVGQNRYTLYKNKAADRCLRVFAGDVNLILEIAYLEGEP, encoded by the coding sequence ATGGCGGGACTGGCGGTGGAAGCAGCGGCCTGTCCCACCGGAGAGCGCCCCGCCTGCGATTTTACCGGCGCCATGATGATCATCGGACGACGAACGGCCATGGTCGCCATTGGACTGTCGCGCGAAGCGGCAACACTCACCGTCTCCCAGATGACCGGTCTTGCGCCGGAGGAGTTGTCCGAAGAGGACTTGGCCGACGGGGTGGCCGAACTGATCAACATTATCGCTGGGAGCGGCAAGTCCGGTCTCGTGGGAACAGATGAACACTACCGGATCACCCTACCCTTCGTCATGGTGGGGCAGAACCGATATACCTTATATAAAAACAAGGCAGCTGACCGGTGCCTGCGTGTCTTCGCCGGCGACGTGAACCTCATCCTGGAAATCGCATATTTGGAGGGAGAACCATGA
- a CDS encoding sensor histidine kinase, which translates to MSLLIHPDILLFLTQRMTIVITISFLLSRQPAVRRFFANGTTTREDVYRLIVIFGGLSIIGTYAAIPIDGALANSRVIGPVLAGLLGGPLAGFGAGLIGGVHRFAMGGFTALACAISTIAEGLLAGLIRRYHPEALNGMGALITGLMAETLQMLIILAVARPFEDAVLLVSHIALPMITVNAVGIAVSVMLIQDIRAQEEQAGALEAQKSLRIANITLPLLRRGLNESSAQAVAQVVKEMTDLDAVALTDREKILAHVGLGADHHLAGQPFLTRATEEALQTGGPVIASSQDEIQCAHLDCPLHAAVIVPLVSKDMPLGTLKLYRTKEVGIVDEELAKGLAHLFSTQLEIAELEQQARLAATAEIRALQAQINPHFLFNALNTVASYVRTHPETARNLLIQLGDFFRKNLREPSQFVSLREELAHIESYLALEQARFEDRLQVIHDIDPGALSCPIPPLLLQPLVENALRHGLLPLRDGGSVTIRARRQADDHIDISVEDDGVGMTPEKVAQLLVRNGATAGAASGGIGLRNVHERLCSIYGPDYGLRIESKPGLGTICALRIPDKDISLLMAS; encoded by the coding sequence GTGTCCTTGTTGATTCACCCCGACATCCTGCTTTTTTTGACTCAGCGGATGACCATCGTCATCACCATTTCCTTCTTGCTCTCCCGTCAACCGGCCGTCCGCCGTTTTTTTGCCAACGGGACGACGACCCGCGAGGATGTGTACCGGTTGATCGTCATCTTCGGCGGTCTCTCCATCATCGGCACCTATGCCGCCATCCCCATCGACGGCGCGTTGGCCAACTCACGGGTCATCGGACCGGTGCTGGCGGGTCTGCTCGGCGGGCCGCTGGCCGGTTTCGGCGCCGGTTTGATCGGCGGTGTTCACCGCTTCGCCATGGGCGGCTTTACCGCCTTGGCCTGCGCCATCTCGACCATCGCGGAAGGCCTGTTGGCCGGCCTGATTCGTCGCTACCACCCCGAGGCCTTAAACGGCATGGGCGCGCTGATCACCGGTTTGATGGCGGAAACATTGCAGATGCTGATCATCCTGGCTGTGGCGCGGCCTTTTGAGGACGCCGTCCTGCTGGTGAGTCACATCGCCCTTCCGATGATCACCGTCAATGCCGTCGGCATCGCCGTCTCGGTGATGCTCATCCAGGATATCCGCGCCCAGGAGGAACAAGCGGGCGCGCTGGAAGCCCAAAAATCGCTGCGCATCGCCAACATCACACTGCCCTTGCTTCGCCGGGGCCTCAACGAGTCGTCGGCCCAGGCGGTCGCCCAGGTTGTCAAAGAGATGACCGACCTCGATGCGGTTGCCTTGACCGACCGGGAAAAGATCCTGGCCCATGTGGGTCTCGGCGCCGACCATCACCTGGCTGGGCAACCGTTCCTGACGCGGGCCACTGAGGAGGCGCTCCAGACAGGCGGTCCAGTCATCGCTTCCTCGCAGGACGAGATCCAGTGCGCTCACCTGGACTGTCCCCTCCATGCGGCCGTGATCGTCCCCCTGGTGAGCAAGGACATGCCCCTGGGGACGCTCAAACTCTACCGGACCAAAGAGGTTGGCATTGTCGATGAGGAACTGGCCAAAGGTTTGGCCCACCTGTTTTCGACCCAACTGGAAATCGCCGAGTTGGAGCAGCAGGCTCGCCTGGCGGCGACAGCGGAGATTCGCGCGCTCCAGGCCCAGATCAACCCGCACTTTCTCTTTAACGCCCTCAACACAGTGGCCTCTTACGTGCGCACTCATCCGGAAACGGCGCGCAACCTCTTGATTCAACTGGGCGATTTTTTCCGCAAAAACCTCCGCGAGCCCTCGCAATTCGTTTCCTTGCGGGAAGAACTGGCTCATATTGAATCCTATCTCGCCCTCGAACAAGCCCGCTTTGAAGACCGCTTGCAGGTCATCCATGACATCGACCCGGGCGCATTGTCCTGCCCCATTCCCCCGTTGCTGTTGCAACCGCTGGTGGAAAACGCCCTTCGCCATGGCCTCCTCCCGCTGCGCGATGGCGGTTCGGTCACCATCCGAGCCCGCCGCCAGGCCGACGACCACATCGATATCTCTGTAGAAGATGACGGTGTGGGCATGACACCGGAAAAGGTGGCTCAACTGTTGGTTCGCAACGGAGCAACCGCTGGCGCCGCATCGGGCGGCATCGGTTTGCGCAACGTCCACGAGCGCTTGTGCAGCATCTACGGCCCCGACTACGGACTGCGCATCGAGTCGAAACCCGGCCTGGGCACCATCTGCGCCCTGCGCATCCCCGATAAGGACATCTCTCTGTTAATGGCCAGCTAG
- a CDS encoding chemotaxis protein CheX: protein MDQRMTKPFSDAVVNIFRQMADIDVEIESGPAQDSDEIRSLGVTSILTFAGKVKGRFLLDLDSDLALHVAKTLIGGEYDSVKDHMVLASVSEMNNIISGNAITQLNNEYSLSLRLAPPIVFAGNDVIIAIPKIASISVNFKTAHGRLKASMAISKA, encoded by the coding sequence ATGGATCAACGCATGACCAAACCCTTTTCCGACGCGGTCGTCAACATCTTCCGGCAGATGGCGGACATCGACGTGGAGATCGAATCGGGCCCGGCGCAGGACAGCGATGAAATCCGTTCCCTTGGCGTCACCTCCATCCTCACCTTCGCCGGCAAGGTGAAAGGCCGCTTTCTGCTCGATCTCGACAGCGACCTGGCCTTGCATGTCGCGAAGACCCTCATCGGCGGCGAATATGATTCCGTCAAGGATCACATGGTGTTGGCTTCTGTTTCGGAGATGAACAACATCATCTCCGGCAACGCCATCACCCAATTGAACAATGAATACAGCCTGAGCCTGCGGTTGGCGCCGCCCATCGTTTTTGCCGGCAACGACGTGATCATCGCCATCCCCAAGATCGCGTCCATCTCTGTCAACTTTAAAACCGCGCATGGAAGACTGAAGGCCAGCATGGCCATCAGCAAGGCCTAG
- the bioB gene encoding biotin synthase BioB, giving the protein MQGIINQAEAILFAGEALDRDTALKLAAIEGNEIYGLMDLARRVRDRFGAGHVDLCSIVNAKSGACSEDCRFCAQSAHHPSCVETYDLMEPDAIVARAKAMEAEGAHRFSLVTSGRGMDDAELEPVLAIYERLRRETKLGLCASLGILQEEQLRRLAATGVTMYHHNLETSRRFFPQICTTHSYDERIATILAAQAAGMAVCSGGIFSLGETMEDRIDMALELRGLGVQSAPVNILNPIAGTPLEEQPVIAPLEILKSIAIYRLMLPSARARMAGGREGALRNLQSLCFMAGADAALVGSYLTTSGRTVAEDIQMLLDLGLPVNPS; this is encoded by the coding sequence ATGCAAGGGATCATCAATCAGGCAGAAGCCATCCTCTTCGCCGGCGAGGCCCTGGATCGGGACACCGCCCTGAAACTCGCCGCAATCGAAGGCAACGAGATCTATGGGCTGATGGATCTGGCGCGCCGAGTACGGGATCGGTTCGGCGCCGGTCATGTGGACCTCTGTTCCATCGTCAACGCCAAATCGGGCGCCTGTTCGGAGGATTGCCGCTTTTGCGCCCAGTCGGCCCACCATCCGTCCTGCGTGGAGACCTATGACCTGATGGAACCTGACGCGATTGTTGCCCGGGCCAAAGCGATGGAGGCGGAAGGCGCCCATCGTTTTTCCCTGGTCACCAGTGGACGGGGGATGGATGACGCTGAGCTGGAGCCGGTGCTGGCCATCTACGAGCGGCTCCGCCGGGAAACGAAGCTCGGCCTCTGCGCCTCCCTGGGCATCTTACAGGAGGAACAACTGCGCCGGTTGGCCGCAACGGGCGTCACCATGTACCATCACAACCTGGAGACATCACGGCGGTTTTTTCCGCAGATCTGCACCACCCACAGCTACGATGAGCGGATCGCCACCATTCTGGCCGCCCAAGCCGCCGGGATGGCCGTCTGTTCGGGGGGCATCTTCTCCCTGGGAGAGACGATGGAAGACCGCATCGACATGGCCCTGGAACTGCGGGGATTGGGCGTCCAGTCAGCGCCGGTCAACATCCTCAATCCCATCGCCGGGACGCCGCTGGAAGAACAGCCCGTCATCGCCCCGCTGGAAATCCTCAAATCGATCGCCATCTATCGCCTGATGCTGCCGTCCGCTCGTGCCCGCATGGCCGGTGGCCGCGAGGGGGCGTTGCGCAACCTGCAATCGCTCTGCTTCATGGCCGGCGCCGACGCCGCGCTCGTCGGCAGCTACCTGACGACGAGCGGGCGGACGGTGGCTGAGGATATCCAGATGCTTCTCGATCTGGGGCTCCCGGTGAACCCGTCGTGA
- a CDS encoding chemotaxis protein CheX, whose translation MQDKHIVPFLDALENVLGQFGATDIRRGAPEQKETMHVDMDVTAVLGLVGNLRGNVAYSLSSETAKKIVSAMMYGMPVEEIDSIARSAIGEMANMITGNAITANVQALLSGGTATYDITPPSIIFGQDIYFIISSVETIAVPVETSFGRIEVNIGLEM comes from the coding sequence ATGCAAGATAAGCATATCGTCCCGTTTTTGGACGCCCTGGAAAACGTCTTGGGCCAGTTCGGCGCCACCGACATCCGCCGGGGCGCACCGGAACAGAAAGAGACCATGCATGTGGACATGGATGTGACCGCCGTGCTCGGCTTGGTCGGCAACCTGCGAGGTAACGTGGCCTATTCGCTCTCGTCGGAGACGGCGAAAAAGATCGTCTCAGCCATGATGTACGGCATGCCGGTCGAGGAGATCGACAGCATCGCCCGCAGCGCCATCGGCGAGATGGCCAACATGATCACCGGCAACGCCATCACCGCCAATGTGCAGGCGTTGCTCTCCGGCGGAACCGCCACCTATGACATCACGCCCCCCTCGATCATCTTCGGTCAGGACATCTACTTCATCATCAGTTCTGTCGAGACGATCGCCGTGCCGGTGGAGACGTCCTTCGGGAGGATCGAGGTCAATATCGGGTTGGAGATGTAG
- a CDS encoding carbon starvation CstA family protein produces MNALTLIIATACILVIAYRFYGGFVASKVLALDPARQTPAHELNNGSDYVPMNKWVAFGHHFAAIAAAGPLVGPILAAQFGYLPGVLWLLIGGVLGGAVHDMVVLFASVRHKGSSLSDIAKEEIGPIAGFAVGLAILFTITITMAGLSLVVVHALKENPWGTFTVGMTIPIAMIIGLIIKARPDKLREATVLGMALIIAAVAFGPYIKGTAIGHFFTLSETGVKLALPIYAFFAAALPVWFLLAPRDYLSSYMKIGTIGALALGIIFVNPQLHMPAITDFVNGGGPIIKGPVWPFVSITIACGAISGFHAMVGSGTTPKMIDNERDIQLVGFGGMLMETFVGMMALIAACVLMPGDYFAINAAPAVFAKLNIPVVNLPELSQMVGMDLAGRTGGAVSLAVGMAYVFSALPGMKGLMAYWYNFAILFEAVFILTAIDAGTRVARYIVQDFFGQVFPKLKDNDWTPGVVGVSVVVCFLWGYLLYGGDIATVWPLFGVSNQLLASLALAIGTSLILRKTGKVLYGLVTAIPMVYLFASVMTAGYWTIVNQYLPANNMMNTVLSSIMMGLSVVVMGDALIKWYSIIKEHPKARAKEAAKSM; encoded by the coding sequence ATGAACGCATTGACACTCATCATCGCCACGGCCTGTATCCTCGTGATCGCCTACCGCTTTTACGGCGGCTTCGTGGCCTCCAAGGTGCTGGCCCTCGACCCGGCCCGCCAGACGCCGGCCCACGAACTGAACAACGGTTCTGACTATGTGCCCATGAACAAATGGGTCGCCTTCGGCCACCACTTCGCCGCCATCGCCGCCGCCGGGCCTCTCGTCGGCCCCATCCTGGCGGCCCAGTTCGGATACCTGCCCGGCGTCCTCTGGCTGCTCATCGGCGGTGTTCTCGGCGGCGCCGTCCACGACATGGTCGTTCTCTTCGCCTCTGTCCGCCATAAGGGCAGTTCCCTCTCTGATATCGCCAAGGAAGAGATCGGCCCCATCGCCGGTTTTGCCGTCGGCCTGGCCATCCTCTTCACCATCACCATCACCATGGCCGGCCTCTCTCTCGTCGTCGTCCACGCCTTGAAGGAAAACCCCTGGGGCACCTTCACCGTGGGCATGACCATCCCCATCGCCATGATCATCGGCCTGATCATCAAAGCTCGCCCGGACAAGCTTCGTGAAGCGACTGTCCTCGGCATGGCCCTGATCATCGCCGCTGTCGCCTTCGGCCCTTATATCAAAGGCACCGCGATCGGCCACTTCTTCACCCTCTCAGAAACAGGCGTCAAACTGGCCCTGCCCATCTACGCCTTCTTCGCCGCCGCCCTGCCCGTCTGGTTCCTCCTGGCCCCCCGGGATTACCTCTCCTCCTACATGAAGATCGGCACCATCGGCGCATTGGCGCTGGGCATCATCTTCGTCAACCCGCAACTGCACATGCCGGCCATCACTGACTTTGTCAACGGCGGCGGCCCGATCATCAAAGGTCCCGTCTGGCCCTTCGTCTCCATCACCATCGCCTGCGGCGCCATCTCCGGCTTCCACGCCATGGTCGGCTCCGGCACGACGCCCAAGATGATCGACAATGAACGGGATATCCAACTGGTCGGTTTCGGCGGCATGCTGATGGAGACCTTCGTCGGCATGATGGCCCTCATCGCCGCCTGCGTGCTCATGCCTGGCGACTACTTCGCCATCAACGCCGCCCCGGCGGTCTTCGCCAAACTGAACATCCCTGTCGTCAACCTGCCGGAACTGTCCCAGATGGTCGGTATGGATCTGGCCGGACGGACCGGCGGCGCCGTCTCCCTGGCTGTCGGCATGGCCTACGTCTTCTCCGCCCTCCCCGGCATGAAAGGTCTCATGGCGTACTGGTACAACTTCGCCATCCTCTTTGAAGCCGTCTTCATCCTCACCGCCATCGACGCAGGCACCCGCGTGGCCCGTTACATCGTCCAGGACTTCTTCGGCCAGGTCTTCCCGAAACTGAAAGACAACGACTGGACACCAGGCGTTGTCGGCGTCTCGGTCGTCGTCTGCTTCCTCTGGGGTTACCTGCTCTATGGCGGCGACATCGCCACCGTCTGGCCCCTCTTCGGCGTCTCCAACCAGCTTCTCGCCTCGCTGGCCCTGGCCATCGGCACCAGCCTGATCCTCCGCAAGACAGGCAAAGTCCTCTACGGCCTGGTCACGGCGATTCCCATGGTCTACCTCTTCGCCTCCGTTATGACCGCCGGTTACTGGACCATCGTCAACCAGTACCTGCCGGCCAACAACATGATGAACACGGTCCTCTCGTCGATCATGATGGGCCTCTCCGTTGTCGTCATGGGCGACGCATTGATCAAGTGGTACTCCATCATCAAGGAGCATCCGAAGGCGAGAGCGAAGGAAGCGGCCAAGTCGATGTAA
- a CDS encoding response regulator gives MKFLSVDDSAIIRKIIRGAAEVLDCDLLEASEGAEALAILEAHPDMDLILLDWNMPGMNGWEFLQTIKHHPRYKHIPVMMVTTEGERENIVRAIRAGAIHYLVKPFTMEELLKKIIECLGRGEL, from the coding sequence ATGAAATTCTTATCAGTCGATGACTCCGCGATTATCCGGAAAATCATCCGCGGCGCCGCCGAGGTGCTCGACTGCGACCTCTTGGAAGCGTCGGAAGGAGCGGAAGCGCTGGCGATTCTCGAAGCGCATCCCGACATGGATCTGATCCTGTTGGATTGGAACATGCCAGGGATGAATGGCTGGGAGTTTCTTCAGACCATCAAGCATCATCCCCGATATAAGCACATCCCCGTGATGATGGTGACCACCGAGGGAGAGCGGGAAAACATTGTCCGCGCCATCCGGGCCGGCGCCATTCACTACCTGGTCAAACCGTTTACGATGGAAGAGCTGCTGAAGAAAATCATCGAGTGCCTGGGGAGGGGAGAGCTATAA
- a CDS encoding response regulator, with translation MTKKILLVDDSPLIHNLLRKTLEKHGYEVAGDAMNGKVGVELYRELSPDLVFMDITMPVMDGIEAARAIKTESPEARIIMLSAMGDEEIVKQAKELGVDIFLQKPFDDYKIISAIAKVV, from the coding sequence ATGACTAAAAAGATCCTGCTTGTCGACGATTCCCCGTTGATTCACAACCTGCTCCGCAAAACCCTGGAAAAGCATGGCTATGAAGTCGCCGGCGATGCCATGAACGGCAAAGTGGGCGTTGAACTGTATCGGGAGCTTTCCCCCGATCTGGTCTTTATGGACATCACCATGCCTGTTATGGATGGGATTGAAGCGGCGAGAGCCATCAAGACGGAGAGCCCCGAGGCGCGCATCATCATGCTCAGCGCCATGGGCGATGAAGAGATCGTCAAACAGGCCAAGGAGTTGGGCGTCGATATTTTCCTCCAGAAGCCCTTCGACGATTATAAAATCATCAGCGCCATCGCCAAGGTGGTATAA
- a CDS encoding methyl-accepting chemotaxis protein, with product MPLFRSIQTKLILVIVGVLLITTTVVALSSLMTTSQAFEGDFARQTEKNLSGFESLLENYKTEALAHANNLATHPGIIAGTKNRDFAALLQVTAPLMQKGNLDYLVITDAKGNAIIRTHEPDKAPKGDDNIANQINVARALEGKTFTGIEQGKTVRLSVRAGAPIYDQGQLIGVLSTGYVVSRNEIVDKAKGMFGAEFSLFLGQERVATSIVDKRGQRITAGQVTADTIVKSIFNEGKPYIGENKDLDGDYITGYAPLIGADGTIIGMVGTAKEKAALTAVKQSIAGRIFLSSLVVLLLAGIIGIWFARRLARPLVELQDLMARAGAGDLTVHGAVHSTDEIGQSVAGFNLMIRRQTEIVGMVRKSAEEMAASSEEMASSAQQVMTAVQDVARNIQEVAENAERGTEAALDASEVLLELSSLIQLAKNQAAIAADNSRLTLTAAERGSETVAKSIDHMTAIKDKTNEAEAMMAELDRYSREINRMTETITAIAAQTNLLALNAAIEAARAGDAGRGFAVVADEVRKLAEESNRGAGEVAELVGKVLESAAAAVTATQQSHSEAERGAAVVQEAGEALYRILQAVQETEKAVDGIVTLTNEEVASSDRIIGLIDSIATVVEGTAELAESVAAATEETSSGMETIAAATEEASAMAIELAGAVQKFKLPDAGALGAAELLEKAKSDHLLWKIRIQNMLKGYEQVNPEEVTSHHHCRLGKWYFTDDNPFRNDPDFVALDGPHARVHEFALKAADAFGAGDREGAQRMLAELEKNSDAVLERLNRLIAKTT from the coding sequence ATGCCGTTGTTTCGAAGTATCCAAACGAAGTTGATTCTCGTCATCGTGGGCGTTCTCCTGATCACCACGACGGTTGTCGCTCTTTCATCGTTAATGACGACGAGCCAAGCCTTTGAAGGGGATTTTGCCCGCCAGACCGAGAAAAATCTGTCTGGATTTGAAAGCCTGCTTGAGAATTATAAGACCGAGGCGTTAGCCCACGCCAACAATCTCGCCACCCACCCTGGAATTATTGCGGGCACAAAAAACCGCGATTTTGCGGCCTTGTTACAGGTGACAGCGCCGCTGATGCAAAAAGGCAACCTCGACTACCTTGTCATTACCGATGCCAAAGGGAACGCGATCATCCGGACCCATGAACCGGACAAGGCGCCCAAAGGGGATGACAACATCGCCAACCAGATCAACGTGGCCCGCGCCCTCGAAGGAAAGACCTTCACCGGCATCGAACAGGGCAAGACGGTTCGCCTGTCCGTTCGAGCCGGCGCACCCATTTACGATCAGGGACAATTGATCGGTGTTCTGTCGACCGGTTATGTGGTCAGCAGAAACGAGATTGTCGACAAGGCGAAAGGGATGTTTGGCGCAGAGTTCAGCCTCTTCCTCGGTCAGGAGCGCGTCGCGACGTCCATTGTCGACAAAAGGGGACAGCGGATCACAGCCGGACAAGTCACAGCAGATACCATCGTCAAGAGCATTTTTAACGAAGGCAAGCCCTATATCGGGGAGAACAAGGATCTTGACGGTGATTACATCACAGGCTATGCGCCGCTGATCGGCGCTGATGGAACGATCATCGGCATGGTGGGGACGGCGAAGGAAAAGGCCGCCTTGACAGCGGTGAAGCAGTCGATCGCCGGACGGATCTTTCTCTCCTCTTTGGTTGTGCTGTTGCTGGCAGGGATCATCGGCATCTGGTTCGCTCGCCGTTTGGCGCGCCCGCTCGTGGAGCTGCAGGACCTGATGGCCCGAGCCGGCGCTGGCGACTTGACGGTTCATGGAGCTGTTCACTCGACCGATGAGATCGGTCAATCGGTGGCCGGTTTCAATCTGATGATCCGGCGTCAGACGGAGATCGTCGGCATGGTTCGCAAATCGGCTGAGGAGATGGCGGCCAGTTCGGAAGAGATGGCGTCATCGGCCCAGCAGGTGATGACCGCCGTCCAGGATGTGGCTCGCAATATCCAAGAGGTCGCCGAGAACGCCGAGAGAGGAACGGAGGCGGCCTTGGACGCGTCCGAAGTGCTGCTGGAACTGTCCTCCTTGATCCAACTGGCCAAGAACCAGGCAGCCATCGCCGCAGACAACTCCCGGCTGACCCTGACGGCGGCGGAGCGGGGAAGTGAGACGGTCGCCAAAAGCATCGATCATATGACGGCGATCAAAGACAAGACAAACGAGGCCGAAGCGATGATGGCAGAATTGGATCGCTACTCCCGCGAAATCAACCGGATGACGGAGACGATCACGGCCATTGCCGCCCAGACAAATCTGTTGGCCCTCAATGCGGCCATCGAGGCGGCCCGGGCCGGTGATGCCGGTCGCGGCTTTGCCGTTGTTGCCGACGAGGTGCGCAAACTCGCCGAGGAATCCAACCGGGGCGCCGGCGAGGTGGCAGAACTGGTGGGCAAGGTTCTGGAGAGCGCCGCTGCTGCGGTGACCGCTACCCAGCAGAGCCACAGTGAGGCGGAACGAGGCGCCGCGGTGGTTCAAGAAGCGGGCGAGGCCTTATATCGGATCCTTCAGGCTGTTCAGGAGACGGAAAAGGCGGTCGACGGCATCGTCACATTGACCAATGAGGAAGTGGCCAGTTCCGATCGCATCATCGGCCTGATCGATTCCATCGCCACCGTCGTTGAAGGGACGGCGGAACTGGCCGAATCGGTGGCGGCGGCGACGGAAGAGACATCATCCGGCATGGAGACGATCGCAGCAGCGACAGAAGAGGCGAGCGCTATGGCCATCGAACTGGCCGGCGCCGTGCAGAAGTTCAAGTTGCCCGATGCCGGCGCTCTGGGCGCGGCAGAACTCCTGGAAAAGGCAAAGTCCGACCATTTGCTCTGGAAGATCCGGATCCAGAACATGCTCAAAGGCTACGAACAGGTCAACCCGGAGGAAGTGACCTCTCATCACCACTGCCGCTTGGGCAAATGGTATTTTACCGATGACAACCCCTTCCGGAATGATCCTGACTTCGTTGCCTTGGACGGCCCTCATGCCCGCGTCCATGAGTTCGCCCTGAAAGCGGCCGACGCCTTCGGCGCCGGGGATCGTGAAGGGGCCCAGCGGATGCTCGCCGAACTGGAGAAAAACTCCGACGCCGTCCTCGAACGATTGAACCGGTTGATCGCAAAAACCACGTGA
- a CDS encoding LytR/AlgR family response regulator transcription factor: MLIRAFIVDDEAPSRRELRFLLEKLPDCRIVGEACGGEEALEILADLPVDVLFLDIQMHDIDGLSVARSLLEQNRLPLVVFATAFDAYALQAFEVRALDYILKPFHPERLEATWQRVRDRLGQQTGLEAHLTELKALLLSREPLPSAGARLNPLQNERPGLSPFDSTGESFGKASGEAQRGLSPAWTEESDALSTAETGGSGGVAGQERHRPFDRVAANKEGKLLLVDVADILYATVEGRKALIKVDGEFLELNLTLQELEDRLDADRFCRTHRAFLVNLAAIREIVPWFNGAYNLLLQDKSEVPVSRHYARQLKDLLGL; this comes from the coding sequence ATGCTCATCCGCGCCTTTATCGTCGATGATGAAGCCCCGTCCCGCCGTGAACTGCGCTTTTTATTGGAAAAGCTTCCCGACTGTCGTATCGTCGGCGAGGCGTGCGGCGGCGAGGAAGCCCTGGAGATCTTGGCCGATCTCCCTGTGGACGTGCTCTTTCTCGACATCCAGATGCACGACATCGATGGCCTGTCAGTGGCCCGCAGTCTTTTAGAACAAAACCGGCTGCCCCTTGTCGTCTTCGCCACCGCCTTTGACGCCTATGCCCTCCAAGCCTTCGAGGTGCGCGCCCTTGATTACATCCTCAAGCCCTTCCACCCCGAGCGCCTAGAAGCGACGTGGCAGCGGGTGCGCGATCGTCTGGGACAGCAAACCGGTCTGGAAGCGCACCTCACCGAATTGAAAGCCCTGTTGCTCAGCCGGGAACCCCTCCCTTCAGCCGGCGCCAGGCTGAATCCTCTGCAAAATGAACGGCCCGGGCTATCGCCCTTCGACTCGACCGGCGAATCTTTCGGAAAAGCATCAGGGGAGGCGCAAAGGGGACTTTCCCCGGCGTGGACGGAGGAATCGGACGCCCTGTCGACAGCAGAAACGGGCGGCAGCGGCGGCGTCGCCGGCCAAGAGCGACACCGCCCCTTTGACCGCGTCGCCGCGAACAAGGAAGGCAAACTGCTCCTCGTCGATGTGGCGGACATCCTCTACGCCACCGTGGAGGGGCGCAAAGCCTTGATCAAGGTGGACGGCGAATTCCTGGAATTGAACCTGACCTTGCAGGAACTGGAGGATCGCCTCGACGCCGATCGCTTCTGCCGAACCCACCGGGCTTTTCTCGTCAACCTGGCGGCCATCCGAGAGATCGTTCCCTGGTTCAACGGCGCCTACAACCTGCTTCTCCAGGACAAGAGCGAGGTTCCCGTCAGCCGCCACTACGCGCGGCAATTGAAAGACCTGCTGGGGCTGTAA